Genomic window (Sebastes umbrosus isolate fSebUmb1 chromosome 21, fSebUmb1.pri, whole genome shotgun sequence):
TCCCCTTATCATTTACCTCTTTTCCATTCTCTTAGGCTCAGTTGTTGTGTAGGATTTGTTTGACAGGGAAAAGTCTGGGTTGCATCCCGTCACTTCTGAATCAGTGTGGAAGCAATGAAAGTGTTGGGGTCATATAGAGATAGCAGTAGAGTCCTGTTTCAGGCATATCAAGGGGAAAAATATTGGTATAGTAATATATCTTACTCTCTACTACAGCGTGTGGAAGCAGAGCTGGTGTTCTTCCATGACGATGGTGATGGCTGGATTGTAGGATTGGGTGGACCTGACAGTTTAACAACTAGTAAGTGTGTTTATTGGAACCTGTGTTCTTGCTGGGACGGGACATGTCTGCCATAATTGTGTACCTGGACTAGCCAGTAAACATTGTACTGTCTGATCCTCTGCCTCTGCTCCATTCCCCCGATACCCTGCACTGATTGGCTTTGGCTGAGATTTGACTTGTTTGGCTCGCTCTGCCATGTCAGTCTCCTAATCAGGAGACATTGGCCTGAGCcctgagtgtgtgcgtgtgtgtgtgtgtttttgcatgtaaatgtatCATGAGTGAGAGAACGAGAATATCTGTGTGACTGTGTCAAAGTTGGTCTATGAGTAAgcattttgtcgactaatcgattagttgatttaatcagcagagttgtaaaactgagttttctccacaaagaatcacacaaaagcacaactttaaatcttgtgtttagcagagatgtgctcattagtttcttggaaataagtcattcagcatgaaaaagcataaaaaacctGATTTAATTGGCTAAAGAAATCTTatttgactaagaccaaaacgactgattagttgactaatcgagtAAGAGGGGACAGCCCTGCTCATTACAgctatttttgctttttaaatctCATGTTATGAAATGAGTAAGCCTAATTAGTACTGCCACTTACCTAACCAATGACCCTTCAAATGACTTTATAGACCCACATTCTGCAAAGCCGATCGCTCGTCTAATGTACCAGCATATCAACAGGTGTAATCTACCTTAGCTTGCTGACACAGCCTTTACGAGGTCTATTGTGGTCCATTAAGGAACAATAAAAGCTTCTATGGCTTTTAAAGGCAGATGCTTGAGTTCTTGATGTGATTTTTGTCAGTAAATCTAGACTAAGATTGTTTGAGAGATGATATTTGGACCAAAGCTTGGTCAAATTGACAAACAGAAAAGGTCTTGTTGCTGTCCTTTAGAATATCCTGATGCTTTCCACACAGGCCAGAAATGAGTTTATATGTAAATAACTTCTCACCAACCGaagcttcatttttttttcctgttttgaaGGAACACTAACACGTCTCTCTGATCCAACATTACACAGAAGTAGTAGCATTGTAATTAACATCCTAAAAACTATGTAATCACTTCACAGATTTTAAAGTAAGTTGgatttctgtttgtctttgcaACACATGATCCTTACAGCTAAGTACAGTGTGCAGTCAGGTGGGGCAGCATGCTCTGGGTCAGGGCGGGAACGCAGTAAACCGGTTTTAATTGTCATGATCACATGATCTGTGATAGGCGCTAACAGAAAAATAGATGGAGACAATGGGACACACACTAGTCGTCCGCTCAGTATGTGGCCAACACTGTAGTCTGCAAGCTGCTTTGTACATTGATGTGAGTTTGGAGTGAGTTTATTTTAGATTTACAACACAGAAATCTCATTCACTTCTAACAAAACATTACAGATTTCCAATAAAGGCACCCTTAATTGTCACAATGCTAGGTAATAAGGTAATATTAAAAATCCAAATCAGGTACACTCTGTCAGTGCAAAGCCATCAAACAAGGGGTCTGTATGCTTTAAATTCCTGCCACTGAGATGTGCACTGTCATCAAATTGAAGCTCAAAGAACATTTAACACTGCTTGTTTGTTATAGCCTATTCATTTGAAATGTTTACTGGACTCCTGTCAaacaatatgatataatataaacatTGGAAGAGTCTTGTTCGCaaaaatgttatccttttattGAAGCTTCTGATttgcacaaaacaacaaaagcgCAGAGCAACAGATAGATTAGGTGGCAGTATTGTAACATGCAGACGGCCcaatctgtgtttttgttgtttatgtctgGGTCTGTTTGGAGGCCATTTTTTCACCACTGCATTTGACAtgaactttaataaaaaaaaattgtctgagTCATAGTCAGATTCAGCCTTATGAGAATTTATTCTTTCAAAATTGAGTTTCATTTGTGAGCCACACAATACTAACGTTTAATCCTGGGATCTTTATTCTGCTGATCTTTCAGATTGTGTCTAGCATTATCCCACTAATACATTAGTTAAGTTCCTGCAGGGATTTTCCCTATTTCTCCAATCCTTTCTCCCTTTAAAGCTCCTTAAAATGCCACAAAACATGCTCCCTTTTCATTTGTTAACCGTGGTTGTAAACACTGACCAAAAATAGGTTCGCTTACTACATATAGGCCTAGTCTATAATTGTTCCTTACGGGTTTCTTTCTTTCCTGTTGACCTTTTAACAAGAACATGGACTTTGGacaccatgttttttttttcctgtaggAGGAAGACATGGTAAGTCAACTCATGGATCATTAGCATTATAAATGAACCCAACATTCATCATCCAGGTCTCGATCCTGGGCATTCCAACAAGTCCATGTTCATGCGTGTATTGTTTGAATGAATGATCCGCGTAGTGGCCTGTAGTCTACGGGGGAGAGTTAAGCTTATTGCCTCAAACTAAGGAAATCCTGACATTGTAGCTTGTGACAAAGGGTGAGAGGTTAAGTATCCTAAAAATAGTAGGAACGCATAGTAAAGGaacaaatgacaaaatatgtctGTCCTCAAGGCAAGAACTGTTAAGATTTTAGTAGGGTAGGAAATTGGCCCAATGGAAACTGTGACCGGTAGGTCTctctctatatactgtatatactgtatgttaatgtACAGATATAGCTCTATATTCTAGACGTGACATGTTTTAGTACTACTTTTTAATAAGTCACCATTTACCAAGGAGTTATACTTTGTAACTACTGACTTTATTTGTGGTTTATAACTCCTGTACTAAAGATTTATATATCAGTTATAATAAGCCACCAATAAGAAGAGGTTTCGGGGTTGCTGGATTGCGAAAAAATAACCTTCCTTGGTGTTTATACTCCACTTGATTTATCTTTTTAGATAGTTATACACTCTATTAACCACACACCTTCTGGAAAAACCTGCAGAGTATCTGGACTAAAATCAATTTATTAACAACTTCTTAACATTTATTACTTTAGCTTACTTGAAAGTCCACAAATATTTATGAATAGATTTATAGATGGTATTATTACCAAACAGAAAGGAACATTTTCATAACCAGGCAACCCAAAAGTGTCTTCTTAATCATCTGTAAGCCATTAGTAAACAATTTATTAACCATAGCAAAGTCATTAGTTACAatttttaactctttttttttttaataatgtctGTTTTATTAAAAAGTGGTACCTACCAATTGTATTGATCTGCTGCCCTGTTTGCATCACCACtagttagggctgcaactaaatgattattttcattattgattaatctgacgattattttctagattaatcgattaatcatttggtctataaaatgtcagtaacAAATGTCATCCCATTTTCTCAGAGTCCaagatgatgtctttaaatgttttgtcagtccaaaaaaaacaggagaaatGCAGGAAATAACCATATTTTAGAGGCTGAAAACTGCATTTTCTGCCATTATtccatgaaaaatgactttaaagaTTCatgaattatcaaaatagttgccaattatttttctgatgatcgattagtcgattagttgaatAATCATTGCAGCTCCACCACCAGTCCAACCAATCAACCCACCAACCAAATTAGAGTAGATGAAAAGTTGAACTGATTCTTATGGATGAAGGTTGGTGTAGGTGTGTCTAAAAACCttgaaataaatacagtaagTTCCATGTGATGACTTTATTTAGCAGGCTAGACTAGGtctgcattcatttaaattCATCTGTTTATccaaacaaatctaaaatgaaaGCATAAAAGTCAACTAATGGCTTTATTTGTTGAGAAAGAATCTatggaaaagtcattaaatgtaatttcctaaaaaaaactttaaactttCACCTCATTTGGAGATAAACCAAAGAGGAACCCTGTAACTGCCGCCTCGTTATGATGAATTATCCTGCATATGTTTGCCGTGCAATCATCTGATTTATGGAGCGCTGTGGTTTACCCACCTCCCACCCTCTCAGGTAGTTGGCTGCTTGCTATAGTGGCTCTGTGGCCCAGGACTAGTGTCTTGTCAGTCACTCTCTCTATCTCACTGAGTGCCTCTAGTTGACCTTCCTCTCAGCGCTCACAGGCCCAGGCCTAAATAATAAATGAGTAGCCTGGAAAGAGCCGAGTGTGTGAGAGCCATGTAACTCACCTGGGAAGTTAACGAAAGGTAATGAGAGCGAGGTTGCCAGGGTTAGTACTTGCACTGAAACGTGTCACATACCAGCTATTTAACCGCTTCTCCACTGCATCCTTCTATCAGACTTGCGCTGCGTGTGTATGCCAGTGGCAGCAAAGTGTGTGTCGGGCGGTAGGGTGTGTCAATCATTAATGAAAAGCGTCCCACCGTCTCAGGTTTCCTTCGGGAGAGGAGTGGGAGAGGAGGGAGTAGGTGGAAGGAGCTCAGGGGTTAAAGATAACCGGGTTAGGAGAGCAGCGTGGGTACATTATACTGTAACACAGCACTCACATTTTCTCtccctgtctttttctctcctctttctttgcCCACAGTTGCAGAAAGAAGACAATGTCGTTGAGGGACGAATCATTGAAACCTTCGTTTCCAGCTCTCTTCTTCTGAAGACCTGCCAAAAAgtgcaccaacaacaacaacaacaaaaacaactttggAATAGTCTCCACTCACCACCATGGGATACTTGAATCCTGTCACTGCATTAACTAAAGTAGGCCTTGTGTGAATACTGGGGATGCCCTTTTTATTATCGTTGCTTAAACTCCCCGGTTCTTCCTACCTTGTGAATTTGTGATATTCTCACTATGGATTCTCAAAGACTTGCCCCTCTGTTGGATCCAAGTCTTGGACACCACTTTGGATTAGAAGCTCAGATGGAGTGTCCAACCTGAAGAAAAGTTTGACTTGAAAGCTTGACGTTTCTTAGCCctatcttttctctctctgacactcTTTTCCCACAGTGATTGGCTAAATTGCCAACAGTTGATATGGATGGAAGGACTGACAGTTGGTTACAATCCACAGCTTGGATGACAACGTTTTGGACATCTTTCTTTATCCTTTTTTCCATGGCACGATAAGTTATCATCTGAAAGATGGGAAAGAGACATTGCAACAATTCTACGTGTTGCTTACATCTGACATCATGGAGATATCCGTCACCTGATTGCACAAcataagttgttttgtttcatcacaCTTTGGATATTTTTGCTGCTTGCTTgaattattgtttcatataTTTACAGATAAACTGCAGTATCTGTTTGTGCTCTCCAACAGGCCCTAACGTAGGCCTGTTTGGCCTTACAGAAGGGCCTCTTTAAGGGAGGCTATATGATAATTTTTGAAACCTGAAacttttatatttcatatctgTTTGGGCtaagagaaacaaacaggacATTAGTTCATAGGGTTGTGGTGGCATGGCAGCGGAGCACGGCGAGCTGCTGGCTGAGATGGCCACGGTCGGGCGTCTGAGTGCCACCGAACGCCTGAAGCACGCCCAGAAGCGGCGCGCTCAGCAGCTGAAGGGATGGGCGCAGATGGAGAAGGATATAGCACGAGGGTCGAGGGCCAAGGCAGATAAGAAGAAGGCGCGCACCACCAAAGTTACTTTCCCCAAGTCCATCACCCTGCTGGATGCTGCTGCTCGCAATGACCTGGAAGAGGGTTGgtagaaaacacacactcacagagaaaACTCATTTAGAGAGCCTTAAATGTTACGGACTGTGGAGCTTTAACACTTCTCTTTATTAAATTAGAAGTAAATCGGTCAAGGGAACTCAAGACGGGATGACAAGTGATTTAATTCGATACTAGACTAATCCACATCCTCATCCTATAACCTGTGAAAGCAGCCCCACTCTAAAAGTCAGGGGATACAATGACCTCCACATTTGGCTTCTTTGTGTTTAGTTGCTGTTGGCCTTTCCTGACATAAAGCACTTATCAGCCGGTGGCATGGTGCTCCGTAAAATGCGATTCAAAGGAAGCGATTGATGCATAATTCATAGTGGATACGTCACATTTTAATTGTATTAGGAAAGGCGTTTTGTTTTCGGTGGCGTTATTGTCAGCTGCAGGATCAAGGCTAATTATAGTGGAAAATCTTTTAAGTTAAttgttaacacacacagacacccgcACACTGTATGGGTATCGTTTCTTATATCTATTTAGGGCAGACGGGTATGTGCCAAGTGTTATAATGTTTATGTGGAAAGGACTCTGCCCAGGTGGTTAGTCAtaatgctgcatgtgtgtgtgtgcttcttcTAGTGAGGGAGCTGCTTAACAATGGTGTCAGCCCAGATCTGGTCAACGAGGATggactgacagccctacatcaggtacacacacacacacacacacacacacctagttGTGTCACCAGTGCAGTGACAAGGACATGATCCCTCACTGGCCTCCCACCTACGAACACTGCCAATTGTGTTTACTGGAATGCACAACTAAACCAGTGATATGGTGACAAGGGAAATATAGCCCTGTGCCCCTTATTTCTCTacagagaggcgaagtccctcctCTTCCGGTGGACCCTATGGGACCATATTTCGGAGCAAATAtaaacggtagtcaacggtgagagacaaatcattttttgatcccgtttgaattgcggcATGAATTACACATataatgtttgtcaatttaaaagaaaattttgcaagtcaagaatgTTTCGTCTCGTTCCACGCACAAAttaaacgttatcttacctgatgtgttttatccagcgactcctgttttttttttatcagccgggaagtgAAAGAACGAGTGAGACCCGTTTCTCGTGTGAGTagatcccagtacgaaacacacaggcatcgtagcttcagcgagacTTACGTGACTTaagggtgtgtagtctttctaattacgtattttcacagtctttacaacaaactgtgactttcttgacttgcaaaatccatctatccattttcttccgcttaCCTGGGGCCgggttgtgggggcagcagggCTAAGCAAGGAATTCCACACGTCCCTCCCCCCAGCaccgttttccagctcttcctgggggatcccgaggcgttcgagatatataatctctccagcgtctTCTGTgcctaccccggggcctcttaccagttggacgtgcaaACGGAGGCGTCCAGGACTTGCAAAATTagcttttaaattgacaaacatcatgtatgattcatggcgcaattcaaacgagatcaaaaaaatatattatcattcattttttttcccgaAAGAAGGACCCATGGTGGTCTAccggagggggcggggctttgCCTCTCTGTATTCATCTAGCACCTTACTCTCAGCGCACCAGGAAAACTACAacatcacacatactgtacatacaccaATGCCAGCATTTAGGCCGTTTAAGTTCCTGGCTGTTAAACATACACAGGTAGCCACTCCCGTCAGCAGCTTACACAAGCACAGCCTTGCAGTAGATGGGATGAGGTTACCTACACACGTTTACATCAACGCTGTGTGACCTTAACGAGGCAGGTCACCTTTtgagcagcgtgtgtgtgtgtttatattgtgtgCGGTCGCAGCTCTTAGCTCACCGAGTACTGTTTGCCTTTATTTTGTCTGACCCGTAACTTATCTTAAGTCAGTTTACATGAACACACTGTTTCATTCCCACCATTTTAGCTTGAGGGCCGGCGTTTTGAAGAGCGAGGGCAACTTGCTTACATTCCTTTCCTGAACAGTTAAAGTCGGATTTAGAAGAAACCATCTTAagattcctgtgtgtgtgtgtgtgtgtgtgtgtgtgtgtgtgtgtaacttgtCGGGACCTTGAAATCTTTACAATTCAGATGGGcactttctctccctttctgtcTTGCTCTCTGTGtcgtttatttctctttataagTGAACACATACACATGCTGCTATAAATTCATGAGAGGGGTATTTGTGAGCACAGAGAACTCTTTATAAAAGCAGTTGACTCTGCTCTTCGCCTTGGAAAACTTGGTGTTTACTCAGCAGAGGGCTGGGCCACGCATGCAAATTTGTTCTATTACTCCAGCTCAGTGTATTAGCTGCCATAAATAATTATGCATAGATTTATCCATTTTTCGTAATGCTTATTAacctataatatattttttctatgcCTGTTTTGTGCTCTGTCTGTACATCCGTTTGCATTCATGTGTATACATTTTCCTACATATCTACATCTGCCCTCTCCTCTCAGTGCTGCATTGATGACTTTGTGGAGATAGTGCAGTGCCTGCTGGACGCTGGTGCCTGTGTGAATGCTTGTGACAGTGAGCTGTGGACACCGCTGCATGCTGCTGCCACCTGTGGACACACTGGATTGGTGCAGCTCCTGATTCAGTCGTGAGTTTTCCCATTTATTCAGCCCCACATTTATGCATCCTTTATACCATAGAAGGTTTTCCCTGTGGTCATAACAGTCAAAAATTAAAGTGTAGAAATTAATGAGCTGATATATTGTGGAGTTTTGTCTCAACTGTATTAAGATAAATGGTGCTTTATCCTTACATTCAAGCAGAATGAATATTGTTTTCTTAGAACAAAGTATAAACAGACTCAGAGCCTTCTTGACGAGAGACTAATTTACATAAACAATGCAAATATGGCTGCAGCTTGACTCTCAAAACACTTTGCAAGTGTATGAATATTCCTGAGTGGCTGAGTACATCAGGGTGTGGCACTGTAATCCAATTCTCTTTGCATATGTGggcttgtgtttgtgtatgcatgCTTCTAGTGGGGCTGACCTGCTGGCTGTCAATGCGGATGGCAACATGCCCTATGACCTCTGTGAGGATGAGGCCACTCTTGAGCTGCTGGAGATGGTTATGGCTGAACAGGGTCAGTAAGATGAGTCATATCTAACCTGTTGAATTGTCAGAAATTGTTGTAGTTTCTTTTAATTAATAGCAATTATTTGAAAGTTGTGTAGTCTTcctcttaaaaaaaatgcatgaaggcaaaatgtcacatttgaaATCAGGTGGAACACACTAATGACCAGTCCCAAACCAAAAGTCAAACAAATGTCTAATGACAGCTGTACGCTCAGGCTGTTAGTGTGCTAACATGTTTTgtccctatgtgtgtgtgtttgtgtttgtagggaTAACTCAGGACCGTATAGATGAATGTCGAGGGGCTAAAGAGGCAGCCATGCTGGCTGACATTCGGGTTCTGGTCCAGAGCGGAGCAGACTTGAACGCACAGGACGCCAATGGAACAACACTGGTGAGATAGAGGGACATGCACtgtatacattaaagaaattataaaTTAGGATGTGGCAGGCCAAGGATTTTAACCACATCTGTGATCCCAGGGtacattcatacatttttgAATAACCAACCAAAATCATAAAGCTCTGCTAAGAAAATAAAGGCTGGACAAAGTCGGAAATTTTTAAATCAATGATTGGTTGGAACCTTGTATTTTGGTTAATTTTTCATTCAATAACTAAGAACAGGGAAATAACAAACTAAGCTGTATTTTTAGCTTCTCAGAAGTCTGAAATTTTGCCCCTTACACTTTATAAATCAGTATCGAAACAAGATAGTGTTATTAGTTAGCAGCAAAGTGCTAGTTGGAATTTCTTAAACATCTTACTTAAAATATCTCCAAAGAAGGTCCAAACCAGGAGTATAAATGACTTTTAAATTTGCAGTGTAGTATAAAATGCAACAATATCTGTTCTATTAAAGACTTCGATCCGGTTTTCCAGCTTTTTCTTAATGCATTTGgacattgtattttacatgagGTGTTTTTTCTGCCTGATGGAAACTAGACTTTTAGTTAAACCCTAAAATTTGGAAGTGCCTCCCGCTGGACAACACTTAAATGATCAATGTCTCTCCCAGCTCCATATAGCGTCTGCTAACGGCTACGTGTCCGTGGGCGAACTGTTGCTAGAGCACAGAGCTGAGGTGGAGGTGAAGGACTCTGATGGCTGGACGCCGCTACACGCCGCCTCCTGCTGGGGACAAGTAAGTGCTGCATAtaaaccaaaagaaaagaacCTTCCACTTCTGTTAAATGGCCCATTAATACGGTTGTTTATATTTGTTCCATAGATCCAAATGGTGGAACTGTTGGTGGCCCATGGAGCCAGTTTAAACACCAAGTCTGTCCTGGAGGAGACGCCTCTTGGTAAGACCAGAAAGCCTTTTTGGTCCTGTATTGCCTCATAGCAAAATGACATTACCTTTCACCTTTAATGATGTAATGATAATCCCCTTCCTCAGGTGTAATAGTAGCCTCTGTTAAAATAGGAGCTAATTACCCTGAcctattttttaaatgtctccCAATTATAGCTTTCTTGTTAGCACGTTTCCTTTCACAGTTCCCAGTGTCTAACCTTTGCTGCTACTGCCTTTTCAGACGTGTGTATGGATGAAGAGGTCAGAGCCAAACTGATGGACCTGAAGCACAAACATGATGCCATCATGAAGAGCCAGGACCGGCAGAAGGGCACGCTGCAAAGACGAGCCTCTAGCACTGGCAGCAGAGGGTGAGAGGGGACGTTAGGCCCAAGAGCTCAAGGGAAAAACGTACACATAAAGTTGGAGCAGTTTAGCGTTACTGTTCCCCTGTCTCTTGTTTGTCTATACAGTAAGGTGGTACGTCGTGTCAGTGTGAACGAGCGCTCCAGTCTGTACCGACGGGAGCACCACAAAGAGGCCATGGTGTGGCAGGAGCGCGGCCGACAGCCGGAGCCACAGGACGACGATGAGGACAGACAAACGGACAATGAGCTGCACCAGCATGCCACCATGGTGAGCGAGCTCAGTGTTGTGGAAGAAAAATGTATCTCGTTacgactgttttttttttgtcacattttgaaaGAGTTGAAGCTGATTAAACTATTGCGTGTtctttaatgttgtgttgtgtttcaggCTGCTGGTGGTGGAGCCACATCACGTTTAGAGGAACTGGAGGCTTCAGACAGGATCATTGTGTCCAGTCTAGGTAACGGAGGGACCTCTGTTTCTCTGGCATCCTCTGTGCCTGGAGAGCTGCGGAGCGGTGGAGGTCTCATGGATCGCAGCGCCTCGTACCAGCTCAGCCCTGCATCTGGAGCTGGGTctacagagggagagggggcaGACAGTATGACTCGGGAGAAATCACACCACACCCTGGCTGACCTAAAACGCCAGCGGGCAGCTGCCAAGCTCAATAAGTACCCAGCGCCTCCCCCACCACTGCCCCCTCCTTTAGAAGAGGAGCCTTCTGTTGCAGTGGCTGAAGTGACGCCCACCCAGGCCCAGCCAGAGCTCCAAGTGACCCCCAGTGCAGAGGAGGTAGCCTCCCCGAGCCAGGTGTACTTCACCCCAGCCAGCGGAGACCCTCCACTGCTGAAACTCAGAGCGCCTGAGGAGGACCAGTCTAATAATAAGGAGCCTTGCTGTGGACTCATGTAGACAGCCAGACacgcacaaagacacacacatactgcctACCGAGTAGAGAAGCATTTTACACTCCAAAGTGGCAAAAATCAAAACAGACATGCTTGAAATGAGTCATTGAAGACTGTAAGTTAAGGCCACATGCCAATGAGGGTTTGATCTACACTGCATTTCAGTGAACCAAGGTGCAGTCTTTGTGCTTATTTCCCatttgcttattattattatttttttttttatcaatacgATACACACCTTACACTAAAGGTTCCAGCATTCCCTGTTTCTCCGTTATTTAGCAATCGCAAAATCTGCTGGATGTCATCTAGTGACTCACAGTGGAACTACAGATTCCAGTTTTGCAATCACAAGCAAATATTTACTTTCCTGTCTTTGttcattactttatttatctcttACTACACGACTCAACTACTGTAGATTGACATTTCAGTGAAAAGCCTTAGAATCATGTTAAAGTTGAAGCCGAATGAAATTAATTAGCAGTTAAAGgtgatttgttttaaattgagaATGAGGTTAAagttctgttttctttactgaGTGCTATGAAGGGCACgtgatctgcatttgcatacatttacattataaGCCAGAGGTTATTTATGGTTTAGAGATTGCTCGGTCATGATAGTTTCAGTATACAGCATAGCTACTCTGAATTTATATTTACACAAAGATGAAAACAAGAACTGTTACCttgcttgatttttttttttcttggactgaaaatgtttttttttgttacttttcCAGTGCACAGAAGAGCCTACAATTCAACATTTGTAATGCTGCAATTTGTAACTTAAGTATTTGTGAGATCATCTACATATATTTAAATCAATGGATAATttactatcattattatcacttccagatttctattttttttctgtcagtatttctatttttctaccCTCTGAATGGaatcacattatttattatatctgaTATTGAATATGGCTGATGGTGTACAGTTAAATCTTTAAAGGATAAAAGTGTGAAGGCAAGATATTTATCAAAGAGattatatatagtttttttttgtcaaaccaaGTAAATTTGTCATACGATTATTTGTCAAAGGTTGGTGCCTTCTTTAGGTGGCAGGTTTGATGTAGGTTTGCAATGCTTGCACAAAGTCCCACGTGTAAATTTGGTGAGCAGTGGGATAAAATGATCTATTGTCATCCAACTTGATGTGCTGTCGGTGCACTCTAATTTCTGTAATGCAATTCAGATTTGTTAGTGATTTTTACTGAGCCCTGTTTAGAAAaaccaaacataaaaaaaacattaagtttCACAcatgatttttgtatttttctttcatgCAAGTGGATTTATTTAATGGATCTGGACATTATAACTGTTTACATCTCTGGGTATTGCTGAAAGGGTGGGAATCAGATAAACTTCTTTGTaaggaaagtttttttttactttttatacatTATGTTGGAAGCCAGTTTAGGGTCAACTAGTGGCATCATGTTTAGAGAAGGAGACAAGACACCTGGACCTGGATGTCTCCCTCTTGTGGTGAGCAGCATTTTACACACTTATCTTCCTC
Coding sequences:
- the ppp1r16a gene encoding protein phosphatase 1 regulatory subunit 16A, translated to MAAEHGELLAEMATVGRLSATERLKHAQKRRAQQLKGWAQMEKDIARGSRAKADKKKARTTKVTFPKSITLLDAAARNDLEEVRELLNNGVSPDLVNEDGLTALHQCCIDDFVEIVQCLLDAGACVNACDSELWTPLHAAATCGHTGLVQLLIQSGADLLAVNADGNMPYDLCEDEATLELLEMVMAEQGITQDRIDECRGAKEAAMLADIRVLVQSGADLNAQDANGTTLLHIASANGYVSVGELLLEHRAEVEVKDSDGWTPLHAASCWGQIQMVELLVAHGASLNTKSVLEETPLDVCMDEEVRAKLMDLKHKHDAIMKSQDRQKGTLQRRASSTGSRGKVVRRVSVNERSSLYRREHHKEAMVWQERGRQPEPQDDDEDRQTDNELHQHATMAAGGGATSRLEELEASDRIIVSSLGNGGTSVSLASSVPGELRSGGGLMDRSASYQLSPASGAGSTEGEGADSMTREKSHHTLADLKRQRAAAKLNKYPAPPPPLPPPLEEEPSVAVAEVTPTQAQPELQVTPSAEEVASPSQVYFTPASGDPPLLKLRAPEEDQSNNKEPCCGLM